One window from the genome of Populus alba chromosome 15, ASM523922v2, whole genome shotgun sequence encodes:
- the LOC118036874 gene encoding uncharacterized protein produces the protein MKDSILPSNKKRTIERKENENLSSKSPILLKKTKQIAKSALIRLQTFNFPLISPVTGSPISSISLVPYRLYTIGRTGDFQFKNRCVSKQHCQILFDSYKRKIYIHDGVLLSKTVDNSGNDCVVSEFRRRLICCDDNELESERINEGLSFSVSLNGVFVNGVRVKKGTVRELCAGDEVVLVCGNEGNCSLGGRIGFLIKGVAFKEEVVTGPNEVRVERDWLFESIGQSQGLVSSGSGNKRVFAIRGDEIMVLDFDFQGRKCGGAIERSRFLLSQCRDVLRSDEPISYIMQCNLLDFEMDVPCVCIDKSNYSLDVAVSDRSKFPVQREKVVSGGVPLVRDEVQHHNLQIDQDIHTDRAKNERDHVCAGGGHLYQKDVSTVSFESFVAKNACKTSSSNTMGNESAPGANSFIQMNTWKNCCPPPGKKFYLNRLQFMECGSFTHPNVISLPELLYPVESISRIFIATFTSDILWFLSHCEIPCHLPVTIACHNTERCWSSSPDNRTSVPYLDFPNLVVVFPPFPESIAFGQDRKRQGIACHHPKLLVLQREDSIRVIITSANLVSNQWNNVTNTVWWQDFPARSAPDPSPLFIRISDGDANKDSRSDFAAQLAGFMASLVINVPSQAYWISELTKYNFEGANGHLVASVPGIHSCRSPNAYQLPSGSSGVQFLGSVEASVVGLSHLFHTAADRNGTQLKQLAAFLGKCCENVYGMSEIVLRRNLNVPADVNAVSILVPNPDQFYEGDCIQLGFLPRNVAKWVSPLWDSGFFRFSGYVYPKEALATALGGSNRKVHLILHVAQGPCFPNMMSLMRTEHVLAFSSLVASIQRCTGIWRLGEVLGQYKWPDSQQSDFIYGSSSIGSVNAQFLAAFSAAAGKRSQELFDSEESDPEWGCWSASQELRNPSIKIIFPTIERVKNACNGILPSRRILCFSEKTWQRLRSVGILHDAIPHPYDRVGQPMHVKVARRRFQSKTNASSFGWVYCGSHNFSAAAWGRLISNPFGLKSKETGKTNTYSSSRLHVSNYELGIIFTFPPTETNGITNKDCTNLDDIVLPFAVPAPKYGPTDRPATARAMSEAVAELAGLERERLIAEEMIEEIPDEEEEAVEATDYASVEKEEEKAYAEMLWNQVDSSQSF, from the exons ATGAAGGATTCAATTCTTccttccaataaaaaaagaacaattgaaaggaaagaaaatgagaatcTCTCATCAAAATCCCcaattttgctaaaaaaaaccaaacaaattgCCAAATCAGCCCTAATTCGCctccaaactttcaattttccttTGATTTCACCGGTCACGGGTTCACCTATCAGCTCAATCAGTCTAGTACCGTACCGGCTTTACACTATTGGTCGAACCGGTGATTTTCAGTTCAAAAATCGATGTGTAAGTAAGCAACATTGTCagattttatttgatagttACAAACGCAAGATTTATATACATGATGGTGTTTTATTATCGAAAACTGTCGATAACAGTGGAAATGATTGTGTTGTTAGTGAATTCAGGAGAAGGTTAATTTGTTGTGACGATAATGAATTGGAAAGTGAGAGGATTAATGAGGGTCTGAGTTTTAGTGTTTCATTGAATGGGGTTTTTGTTAATGGGGTTAGGGTGAAAAAGGGGACGGTGAGGGAATTGTGTGCAGGGGATGAGGTTGTGCTTGTTTGTGGTAATGAGGGGAATTGTAGTTTAGGGGGTAGAATTGGGTTTTTGATTAAAGGGGTTGCTTTTAAGGAGGAGGTGGTTACGGGGCCGAATGAGGTTCGGGTGGAGAGAGACTGGTTGTTTGAGTCGATTGGACAATCACAAGGATTGGTGTCCAGTGGTAGTGGAAACAAAAGGGTTTTTGCTATCCGGGGAGATGAGATTAtggttttagattttgattttcagGGGCGGAAATGTGGGGGTGCTATTGAGAGATCCAGATTTCTGTTGAGTCAGTGTAGAGATGTGCTGCGTAGTGATGAACCAATATCTTATATTATGCAATGCaatttattagattttgaaaTGGACGTGCCTTGTGTTTGTATTGACAAATCAAACTACTCTCTTGATGTCGCTGTAAGTGATAGAAGTAAATTCCCTGTTCAAAGGGAAAAGGTGGTAAGTGGTGGTGTGCCTTTGGTCAGGGATGAAGTGCAACATCATAACTTGCAAATTGATCAGGATATCCATACTGATAGAGCAAAGAATGAGAGAGACCATGTTTGTGCTGGAGGTGGCCATTTATATCAAAAAGATGTGTCTACAGTTAGTTTTGAGAGTTTTGTTGCGAAAAATGCTTGTAAGACTTCCTCATCGAATACCATGGGTAACGAGAGTGCACCTGGTGCCAACAGCTTTATCCAGATGAACACTTGGAAAAATTGTTGTCCGCCACCCGGGAAGAAGTTTTACCTGAATCGTCTCCAATTTATGGAATGTGGTTCATTCACCCATCCCAATGTTATTTCTTTGCCAGAACTTCTCTATCCTGTTGAAAGCATTTCAAGAATCTTTATTGCAACCTTTACAAGCGATATTTTATG GTTTCTATCACACTGTGAGATTCCGTGCCATCTGCCAGTGACAATTGCATGTCATAACACCGAGAGATGTTGGAGTTCCAGCCCTGATAATAGAACCTCTGTGCCTTACTTGGATTTTCCAAACTTAGTTGTTGT GTTTCCCCCATTCCCTGAGTCTATAGCATTTGGTCAAGACCGCAAGAGACAAGGGATTGCTTGCCATCATCCAAAATTGCTTGTTTTGCAAAGAGAAGATAGCATTCGTGTTATCATTACTTCTGCAAATTTAGTGTCAAATCAG TGGAATAATGTGACCAACACAGTGTGGTGGCAAGATTTTCCAGCTAGAAGTGCACCTGATCCTTCACCTCTATTTATTCGAATTTCTGATGGCGATGCAAATAAAGATTCAAGATCTGATTTTGCTGCTCAGCTTGCTGGCTTCATGGCATCTCTTGTGATCAATGTACCTAGTCAGGCCTATTGGATTTCTGAGTTGACAAAATACAACTTTGAAGGCGCAAATGGACATCTAGTTGCTTCAGTACCCGGGATTCATTCTTGCAGATCTCCCAAT GCTTATCAGTTGCCATCAGGGTCATCTGGTGTGCAATTCCTTGGCTCAGTTGAAGCTTCTGTTGTTGGATTAAGCCACCTTTTTCACACTGCAGCTGACAGAAATGGCACGCAGCTGAAGCAACTGGCTGCTTTCCTAGGGAAATGTTGTGAAAATGTATATGGGATGTCAGAGATTGTTTTGAGAAGAAACCTCAATGTGCCTGCAGATGTGAATGCTGTGAGCATTCTGGTTCCTAACCCCGATCAATTTTATGAAGGAG ATTGTATTCAACTTGGTTTTCTCCCTAGAAATGTTGCAAAGTGGGTTTCTCCATTGTGGGATAGTGGATTCTTCAGATTCTCTGGATATGTTTATCCTAAAGAAGCCCTTGCTACTGCTTTAGGAGGAAGCAACCGGAAAGTGCATCTGATACTACATGTGGCACAG GGGCCTTGCTTTCCAAATATGATGAGTTTGATGCGAACTGAACATGTTCTTGCGTTTAGCTCTCTTGTTGCTTCAATTCAGAGGTGCACTGGCATTTGGCGATTGGGAGAG GTTCTAGGTCAGTACAAATGGCCTGATTCTCAACAATCTGATTTCATTTATG GCTCGTCCTCTATTGGATCTGTCAATGCACAATTTCTGGCAGCGTTTTCAGCAGCTGCTGGAAAAAGATCACAGGAACTCTTTGATTCTGAAGAATCAGATCCAGAG TGGGGCTGCTGGAGTGCTAGTCAAGAGTTGAGAAATCCATCAATCAAGATTATTTTTCCTACAATCGAGAGAGTGAAGAATGCATGCAATGGGATCTTGCCATCGAGGCGCATTCTTTGTTTTTCAGAG AAAACATGGCAACGGTTGAGAAGTGTGGGCATACTTCATGATGCAATTCCTCATCCATATGATAGAGTAGGCCAGCCAATGCATGTCAAG GTTGCACGGAGACGCTTTCAGTCTAAGACAAATGCATCTTCTTTTGGCTGGGTTTATTGTGGGTCACATAATTTTAGTGCTGCTGCCTGGGGAAGACTAATCTCCAATCCATTCGGTTTGAAATCAAAGGAAACTGGGAAAACCAACACTTATTCGAGTTCGAGGCTTCATGTTTCTAATTATGAACTTGGAATCATTTTCACCTTCCCTCCAACAGAGACAAATGGTATTACAAACAAAGATTGTACAAACTTGGATGATATTGTTTTGCCATTTGCTGTGCCAGCTCCCAAGTATGGACCGACAGATCGACCAGCAACAGCTAGAGCTATGAGCGAGGCGGTAGCTGAACTTGCTgggctagagagagagagactcatAGCTGAAGAAATGATAGAAGAGATTCCTGATGAAGAGGAGGAAGCTGTCGAGGCAACTGATTATGCTTCAGTGGAGAAGGAAGAGGAGAAAGCTTATGCTGAGATG